DNA from Kitasatospora acidiphila:
AGGTTTACTCGATCAACTCGGTCTACTGGTGGGACGGAGAGGTGCAGACCGAGCCGGAGTGGCGCATCGACTTCAAGACCCGCGCGGACCTGGGCGACCGCCTGGCCGCCTTCATCGGCGAACAGCACAGCTACGACACCCCGGAGATCGTCGGCCTTCCCGTGGTCACTGGCAGCACGGCGTACCTGGATTGGGTGAACTCCGAGACCGTCAGCTAGCGGTGCTCAGCGCCGGGAAAGCACCCTGCTTGACTGCTTCGATGAACGCGGACCACGAACCCGTCGGGAACGCGAGGGTTCCTTGGTCGCGCGCTTTGGTGTCGCGAACCAACTCGATGCCGTCGAGCCTGCGGCCATGCTCCACGCAGTTCTGCCCGCTGCCGCTATACGTGCTGACGTGCCAGGTCACCACGTTGAGTGCCGTATCGTCCGTAACGTGATGTGCCGTCATGCGAACTCCTTCATTACTTCGGAAATGTACTTGAGCGATTCGCCTGGCGGAGACGCTGCTGCCGTGTGGTCATCCCAGGCTTGTTTGTAGCGCGTAACGTCCTGTTCCCGCTCCAGCACCGTAGCGCCGGTCAGGTGCTCGAGCCAGACGTATTCGGCATGCGGGGCTTCCGCCATGGTGAAGATGGTATAAGGGGCGTATTGGCCCGGAACCTGCATGGGCACCCGCAGGGGGAGTACCTGGATGCTGAGGTTCGGCATCTGGGCCATGTCCAAGACGCGGTCAAGTTGCGCGTGCATGATCTTGCTGCTGCCAACGACGCGGTGCAGGGCCGCGACATCGATGATCAACCGTACCCGCGTCCCACGCGCGATGAAGAAATCCTGCCGCTTCTGGCGGGTCTCCATCATCACGTCGATCTCGCGCAGCGAGCGGTTGGGTCGGAAGACCTCACGCATGTAGTCAGGCGTCTGAAGCAGGCCGGGCAGCACGTGGAACTCGTAGGTCCTCGTGAGGGAGCTGTCCGCCTCCAGTGTCAGATAGTCCTTCAGGTCCTCCCAGAGCAGCGGACCTTGACTGCTCCACCAGTCCTGCTGGCGCACCTGACGCGAGAGCCGCACGAAGGCCTCACGTGTGGGCGGGTCTTCCACGCCGTACAGAGTCAGCATGAGGTCCAGGTCGAGCGGGCGGACCGACTGGTGACCGGACTCAATCTTGCTCACTTTGGGCTGGCCGCAGTGTAGGTGTGCGGCGACCTCGCCCATGGTCATGTTCTTGCCCTCGCGGAGTGCGGCCAGCTCGCGGCCGAGGCGACGGCTCCTCATCGTGGGCAGCTCAGTCATGCCGAACATGATGATCCGTCAGTGGCTCGTCGGGCAACTTCCTCACTCGGTCGGATGAGTTCTGGCGGAATACTTGCTTGCGGCATGGCATGCAGTCCATGATGGGCAAACCTGCCACGGAGAGTGATCCTTTAGCCACCAAGTGCTACTTGATCGAGATGCGTCCGTGCGCCAACAAGGGGACGCGAATGACTCTGACTGCTGAAGCTCCGCCCGTTCCGCCTGCTTCCTGCGGCCTCATCACCGCCCGGCTGTACTTCTCCCTGCGTGACCTGGCCTCCCGGGCGCAGCTCATTGGTGACATCAGGAAGCAAGTGCGGGAGGTGGCCCACATGTTCGGGAACCTCGACCGGCTGAGGATCGCCGACGTGGAGGTCGGGCTCACCGAGTTGCTGGTCAACGTCGCTGAGCACGTTCCCGACGAACGAGCCCTTGTCACGGTCGAGTTCCTGGATGCTGGCGGAGTCGTCGTCCAGGTCTGGGACTCCTCCGCCCAGCCGCCGGTGATCGGCGAACTCGGCGAGGGCGATGACTGGTTGAACCTGGATGAGGGCGGGCGTGGGCTCGCGCTCATCAGGGCCACCGCCTCCAGTCTGAGCTGGCGTCAGGTCGCTGACGGGAAGATCGTCGAGGCTGCCTATCTGACGTGAGCACGGGCGCCGACGACGCCCACTGCCTGATCGGCGTCGTCGGCTGCCCGAGTACCCGATAGCGTCGCCCCGAATCCCAAGCTCACCTGGAAGAGGGATAAGTCATTATGACCGCAACTGAGTTCGAAGCGAAGCTCCTCAATATCCAGCCCGAGAAGATCCGTACCCTGCTGGTCGAGGCTGGGGCAACGCATCTGGGCGACCGATTCCAGCGGCGCTACGTCTACGACATCCCCGACCGGCCTGGCACGTGGGTTCGGCTGCGCGACACCGGTATCGAGGTCACGCTGTGCGTCAAGGAGATCCACTCCGACGCGATTGACGGAGTGACTGAGACGGAGACGACCGTCGGCGACTTTGACGCCACCAACATGCTTCTCGGAAAGCTGGGTTACCAGCCGAGGGCGTACCAGGAGAACCGCCGGTCCTCCTGGGCACTGGGCGGCGCGGCCATCGAGATCGACCACTGGCCACTGATCCCCCCGTACTTGGAGATCGAGGGGGACAGCGCCGAACACGTCCACTCCACCGCGCTCGCGCTCGGGCTTCCGCTGGACGAGCTGACGAGCGAGAACACCACCAAGGTCTACCGCCGGTACGGGATCGACATCGAAGCGATTCCCAGGCTCACTTTCGATTGACAGGAGACAAGCCTTGTCCGCAACTCAGGGGCCGGCGGTCCGAATCGTCCGGGACAGGACCATCCGCATCAAGGTGATCGACGACTGCGGGTTGGCCTGCACGTTCTGCCACAACGAGGGAACGCCGGTCACCGCCGACCACAAGGGCCGCACGCTGCTGCCCTTCCCGTCCGGGCCGGGCAGGACCGGGCGCGTGTCGATCTTCTCCGAGACGAACGGCGTCGACTTCCTCTCGGCGAAGATGGCTCCGGACGTGTCCTTCCGACGGGCCGTTCGGACTGTGGCGCGGGCCTTCGACGCCGACGAAGTCCACCTCACCGGAGGGGAACCCACTCTCCACGCAGAGGTGTCATCGCTGGTCTCGGTACTCACCGGGATGGGCTTGAACGTCGGGATGACCAGTAACGGGGAGCGCGGTCGGCAGGTGATGCCTGACTGCTCGGCGGCCGGCCTCAACCGGGTCAACGTCTCGGTGTTCGGGACGACCGCCGCGGAACTCCAAGCCGTCCAGGCCGAGCGCTTCAGGTCGGCCGGTCTGGCCGACGCGAAGATCCGCGCGGCGGAACAGACCGTCCGCGCTGCCGTATCCAACGGTGTGAAGGCCTCCGTGAACATCGTCGTTCCTGGCATGCCCCATGTGGACCGGGTCGTCAAGCTGGTTGAGTCCTACGGCCAGTTCGCGGATGTGCGCATGCTCACCAGCATCCAAGACGGACCGGAGTCGATCGCGGCGATCTCCGAGGTGCTGGCCCGGGTCGGTGCGGAACCGGTGCTCCGGACCTTCACCGCAGGCACCTCCGACGAACGCACCCTCTACCGAGCCCTCGGCGGCCGGGCGGTCTACGTCAAGCAGCTGCTCCCGGTGCGGCTTCCGGACAGCTGCGCGTCGTGCCGCTTCAACAACGACACGGACTGCCAGGAAGGTTACTACGGCATCCGCCTGTACCTCACCGAGCAGGGGGAGTACATGGCTGGTGTCTGTATCCAGCGCATGGACTTGTGCGTGCCCGTGGCGGAGCTGTCGAGGAGCGGGATTGTGGAGGAGGTGCGGGCGTTCAAGGATGCCGAAGTCCGGCGGTTGTCACGTCAGTACGGTGCTGTCGCCTGAACTGGGATGTACGGCCCGAGTAGTCGCGGAACTTGCCCGTGCGACCTCTGCGCCCCAGGAGCCATGGCAGGGTTCCTGGCCTTCACCGATTGTGCCGAAGGGGCTTGGGATCCCGGCTTCGGGAGTACTCGGCTTCTTGGCTCGGGAGCCGCGAAAGCGGTGGCGTTCTCATCCGTGCGTGTTGGCCTCCCCATTTGAGCATTCGATTTTGTGTGAACTATGTTCCATCGTATGAAGATTGTGGTTCGGGTGAAGCTGGAACCGTCGCCGTGTCAGGCCGACGCGCTCACCGCGACACTGCGGGCGTGCAACCGGGCCGCGAACCACATTTCCGAGGTTGCGTTCGCCAAAGGTGAGATCCGCCGCAACGGGCTGCAGCCATTGGTGTACCGGCACGTCAAGAACGCCTACGAGCTCGGGGCGCAGGCCACTGTGCGGTCGGTGAAGAAGGTCTGCGACGCGTACGCGACGCTGAAAGCCAACCTTCGGGCTGGGAACCTCGGCCCGAAGGGAAGCAAGCGACGCAACAAAGCAGAATCCAGGCCGATCGCGTTCCACCCCGAGGCGGCCCAGCCCTTCGACGACCGGATGCTGTCATGGAACACCGACGAGAAGACGGTGTCGATCTGGACAACGGCCGGGCGACTGAAGGGCATCGGATTCCGCTGTTCCTCAGCTGCGCTGCGGATGCTTACGGAGCACCGGCGTGGCGAGTCCGATCTCGTCCACCGCGACGGCCAGTGGTACCTGTACGCGACCTGTGACATCCCTGCCCCACCCTTGGCCGAGCCCACCGACTGGATCGGCGTAGACCTCGGGATCGTCAACATCGCCACCACATCGGACGGAGTGGTATGGGCTGGGCGAGGCCTGAACCGGCACCGCGCCCGCATGGTCGCCCTGCGCGCCAAGCTCCAGAGGAAGGGCACCAAGTCCGCCAAGCGGGCCCTCAAGCGGCAGCGCCGCAAGGAGTCGCGTCGGGCAACTGAGATCAACCACATCATCTCCAAAACCATCGTCACAGCCGCTGAACGCACCTCACGTGGAATCGCCTTGGAAGACCTGACGGGCATCCGCGAGAGGGTCAAGGCCAAGCACGACCAGCGGTATCTCCTCCACTCCTGGGCGTTCGCCCAGCTCGGAACATTCGTGGAGTACAAGGCCCAACGCGCCGGTGTCCCGGTCGTACGCGTCAACCCGGCCTATACCTCCCGGCAGTGCTCCGCCTGCTGGCATACTCACAAAAAGAATCGAGTGGACCAGGCCACGTTCGCGTGCCGCGCCTGCGGAATGACCATGCACGCGGATGTCAACGGCTCCCGCAACATCCGCCATCGCGCGGCTGGTGCGTGGCAGCGGGGCACAGTCAACTGCCCCACCAGCACCGGTCGGAGTGCTGGTCAGACGCGGACGCCGTCGAGGGGCGACTTCTCGGGGACACGGTGAGCTGCAAGCCCGGGACTTCAATCCCAGGCAGTTGACAGCATTCACTTAATGCTTGTGACGCACCTTCATGGCAGACTGCCGCGCGTAGCGGGCGGTTCGAGGAGGACGGGGCGGATGAACAGCACGGTGGGCAGCGGCAGCGGGGTGACGGTTCGTCGGCTGCTGCTGGGATCCCAGCTGCGCCGGCTGCGCGAGGCGCAGGGGGTGAGCCGGGAGGACGCCGGCTACGAGATCCGCGCCTCGGAGTCGAAGATCGGGCGGATGGAGCTGGGCCGGGTCAGCTTCAAGGAGCGTGACGTGGCCGACCTGCTCACCCTGTACGGCGTGAGCGACCCCAAGCAGCGCGGCGAACTGCTCGGCATGGTCCGGATCGCCAACGCCGTGCCCTGGTGGCACGACTACACCGACGTGGTGCCGGCCTGGTTCCAGAGCTACCTGGGCTTCGAGGAGGCGGCCGACCGTATTTGTGCCTACGAGGTGCAGTTCGTCCCCGGCCTGCTGCAGACCGAGGAGTACGCCCGCGCCGTGATCCGGCTCGGCAGCCAGAGCGCCCCGGAGGGCGAGATCGAGCGGCGGGTCGAGGTGCGGATGCGCCGCCAGCGCCTACTCACCGGCGAGCAGGCCCCGCGGCTGGCCATGGTGATCGACGAGGCGGCGCTGCGCCGGCCGTGCGGCGGGCCCGAGGTGATGCGCGGGCAGCTGCTCCACCTGCTGGAGCTGGCCGAGCGCCCCGGCATCGAGTTGCAGGTGATGCCGCTGGGCAGCGCCGGACTGCGGGCCGAGAGCGGCACCTTCTCGCTGCTCGGCTTCCGCGAGCCGGACCTCGCCGACGTGGTCTACCTGGAGCAGTTCACCACCGCCCTCTACCTGGACCGGCCGCGCGAAGTCGCCGAGTACCGCGACACGTTGGGCCGATTGCGGGAGGACAGCCTGAGCCCGGAATCGAGCCGGGAGCTTCTGTCGAGGATGCTCCAAGAGGCCTGACGCATCAGTAGGATGATCGGCTGTCAGTTCGCGCCAACTCGCAAGGGGCTTCAGGTGTCGCACTTTACGGAACTCGCCCTGCAGTACATCGACGGACAGTGGCGCCAGGGCAGCGGCTCCTGGGAGATCGTCGACATCAACCCGTTCGACGGCGAGAAGCTGGCCAGCATCACGGTGGCCACCGTCGGCGAGGTCGACGAGGCCTACCGCGCGGCCGAGCGGGCGCAGAAGGAGTGGGCGAAGCAGAACCCCTACGCCCGCCGGCTGGTCTTCGAGCGGGCGCTGCGGCTGCTCGAGGAGCGCGAGCAGGAGATCACCGAGACCATCATCGCCGAGCTCGGCGGCACCTACCTCAAGGCCGGCTTCGAGCTCTCGCTCACCAAGGACATGCTGCGCGAGTGCATGCAGCTGTCGCTGCGCCCGGAGGGCCGGATCCTGCCGTCGCCGGTGGACGGCAAGGAGAACCGGGTCTACCGGCTGCCGGTCGGCGTGGTCGGCGTGATCAGCCCGTTCAACTTCCCGCTCTTCCTCTCCACCAAGGCGGTCGCCCCGGCGCTGGCGCTCGGCAACGGCGTGGTGCTCAAGCCGCACCAGGACGCGCCGATCACCGGCGGCACCCTGCTCGCCAAGCTCTTCGAGGACGCCGGACTGCCCGCCGGCCTGTTCAACGTGGTCGTCACCGACATCGCCGAGATCGGTGACGCGCTGCTGGAGCACCCGGTGCCCAAAGCCATCGCCTTCACCGGTTCGGACCGGGTCGGCCGGCACGTCGCCACCGTCGCCGCCTCGCACTTCAAGCGCTCGGTGCTGGAGCTGGGCGGCAACAGCGCGCTGATCGTGCTGGACGACGCCGACGTCGACTACGCGGTGGACGCGGCCGTGTTCAGCCGGTTCGCACACCAGGGGCAGGTCTGCATGGCCGCCAACCGGGTGCTGGTGGACCGCACGGTCCTGGCCGAGTTCACCGAGAAGTTCGTGGCCAAGGTCGCCTCGCTCACGGTCGGCGACCCCAAGGACCCGAACACCCAGATCGGCCCGCTGATCAACTCCACCCAGGCCGACGCGATCAACGCCGAGGTGGACCGCGTGGTGGCCGCCGGCGCCACCGTGCTGCTGCGCGGCAGCTCCGTCGGCACCCTGGTGTCGCCGGTGGTGCTCACCGACATCCCGGCCGAATCACCGCTGCTGCAGCGCGAGTTGTTCGGTCCGGTAGTGATGCTGATCCCGTTCGACGGCGAGGACGAGGCGATCGAGATCGCCAACGACACCCCGTTCGGGCTGAGCGGCGCGGTGCACAGCGCCTCGGTGGAGCGCGGCGTCCGGGTGGCGCAGCGGATCGACAGCGGCATGATCCACGTCAATGACGGGACCATCGCCGACGAGGCGATCGTGCCGTTCGGCGGCGAGAAGAACTCGGGCGTGGGCCGCCTCAACGGCGAGTCCACCGTGGAGGCCTTCACCACCCAGAAGTGGATCTCCATCCAGCACGGGCGGTCGCCCTTCCCGTTTTAGACAAGAGGGGTCCGTTCTGAGGAACGAGCCGTTCTGAGGCTGAGCATGGCTGGGCCTACCATCACAGAAGAGGTATGGATGGGAGGCCCAGCCATGACCAAGCGACCGAAGCCCAGCAGCAGGCTCCGCCAAGGCACCCAGGCCCTGCTGGAGCGGCGCGGCATGATGGCCGCCGCCCCCGGCGGCAAGCCCCGCCCGATCGGGCCGGAGCTGCACACCCAGCTGTCCGCCGCCCAGGGGAAGACCGCCGGCTACGGCAGCTATGCCGCGCTGGCCGGCCAGGCCGGCCGCCGGGTGCCCGAGGAGCGCGCCCACACCGGGGCCCAGCCCGCGCACGTCGAGCTCAAGGGCCACCGGCACCGCGGCGCCGAGCGGCACTCCGCGCACTGAACCCGCGCACGGCTCGGCCCCCGCAGCCCTTCGGGGCGGCGGGGGCCGACGCACGTGTGACTACGGGAAGACCGGCGCGCCGGCCCGCACCAGCCGCCAGGAAACCGCCGCGAAGTCGGCCGGGTCGATCACGCCCTTGGCCTTCACCCAGGCGATCATCGTGTTGCGGATCTCGTCCGAGCTGGTCCACACCTGCTTGGCGGCGGCGACGTGCGGGAAGTTGCCGCCGCCGTTGGCCCGGTAGTTGTTGACGGCCAGCACGAACTGCCCGGCCGGGTCGACCGGCTTGCCCGCGTACGACAGGTTGACGATCCGCGAACCGACCGGCTGCGAGATGTCGATGTCGTAGCCCAGTCCGTAGATCGAGTCGAAGTTGTAGTCCGGGATGCCGTTCTGGTTGGTCAGGGTGTCCGGGTTGACCGGCGCGCCCGGGGCCAGCTGGGCGAAGTACGTCATCGAGAACTCGAGGTAGTCCTTGAGCTGGCTGCCCGTCATCAGTCGGGCCTCCAGGGTGTTCTCGTAGATGTAGAGGCCCGCGACATCGCGCAGCTTCAGCGTGCCGGCCGGGATGTCGGCGGTCCGGTTGAACGGCGCGGCCTGGGCCACCACCGGCAGGTTGGCGTAACTCGTGCCCGCCAGCGCCGCCTTGACGGTGTCCTGCTGCACCCTGCCGATCAGGTCGATGATCGGGGTGTCCTTGAACCGCGCCTGGGCGATCGACAGGTCCACCTTGCTGGTGCCGATCACCTGGTTGACGTAGGCGACCACCTTGTCGTGCTGCTCCTTCAGCAGCATGACGATCTCCTGGTCCTCGTCCACGGTGTTGGAGTTGAGCACCCGGGAGCTGAGCGAGCTGACCGACCAGACGCCCTTCTCGAACTGCACCTCGAAGTCGAACCGGCTCAGCCGCTGACCCCAGCAGAGCGGCTCGGAGAGCACCACGGTCTTGCCGGTCTGCTTGTTGACGACCAGGCGCTGCGGCACCTCCTTGTGGGTGTGGCCGACCAGCACCGCGTCGATCCCGGGCACCTCGGCGGCCATCTCGCCGGAGGCGTCCTCGGGGAACGGGAGCTGGGTGCCGTAGGAGGAGGGCTCGTCGATCCCGGAGTGCGCGGACACGATCACGATGTCGGCGCCCGCGGCCTTCAGCTTGGGCACGTAGATCTTGGCCGCCTCGACGATGCCGTTGAAGGTCATCTGGCCCTGCACGTTGGCCTTGTCCCAGATCGCGATGCCCGGGTTGGTCAGGCCCAGGATGCCCACCTTCAGCGGCCGGCCGCCGCCCAGGTGCAGCGTCTGGATCACGTAGGGCTGGAAGGCGGGCTTCTCGTCCTTGGCGTGCAGCGCGTTGGCGCCCAGCAGCGGGAAGTCCAGCTGCTCCTCGAAGGCCTTGACGGTGGGGATGCCGTAGTTGAACTCGTGGTTGCCCAGCGCCGCCGCGTCGTAGCCGATGACGTTCATCGCGGTGGCCATCGGGTGCTCGGGGGCGTCGTCGCCGGTGATCGGCTCGACCCGGGCGAAGTAGTAGCTGAGCTGGGTGCCCTGGATGATGTCGCCGGCGTCGATCAGCAGGGTGCGGTCCCAACCCACCTCGTCACGCACCTGGTTGACCAGGGTGGAGATCTTGGCCAGGCCGACCGCGTTGTGCTGCGCGTCGGTGTAGACGGCGTCGGTGAAGTAGTCCCAGTTGACGGCGTGGCCGTGCACATCGGTGGTGCCCATCACGGTGAACTTCGCCTTGTGCGGCCCGGGCGGCGGTGCTGCGGCTCGGCCTCGGCCGCCGCAGGCTCGGCGGCGGCCACCGACACCCCCGACACCAGGGCGGCGCCGGCCGCGGTGGCGGCGGTCCGGGTGACGAAGTCGCGGCGGTTCAAGGGCATGGGGTCACTCCAGT
Protein-coding regions in this window:
- the cutA gene encoding divalent-cation tolerance protein CutA, whose amino-acid sequence is MTNRDFIVVTTTHDAEDKARALAAAVVRERLAACAQVYSINSVYWWDGEVQTEPEWRIDFKTRADLGDRLAAFIGEQHSYDTPEIVGLPVVTGSTAYLDWVNSETVS
- a CDS encoding DUF397 domain-containing protein; amino-acid sequence: MTAHHVTDDTALNVVTWHVSTYSGSGQNCVEHGRRLDGIELVRDTKARDQGTLAFPTGSWSAFIEAVKQGAFPALSTAS
- a CDS encoding helix-turn-helix domain-containing protein — protein: MTELPTMRSRRLGRELAALREGKNMTMGEVAAHLHCGQPKVSKIESGHQSVRPLDLDLMLTLYGVEDPPTREAFVRLSRQVRQQDWWSSQGPLLWEDLKDYLTLEADSSLTRTYEFHVLPGLLQTPDYMREVFRPNRSLREIDVMMETRQKRQDFFIARGTRVRLIIDVAALHRVVGSSKIMHAQLDRVLDMAQMPNLSIQVLPLRVPMQVPGQYAPYTIFTMAEAPHAEYVWLEHLTGATVLEREQDVTRYKQAWDDHTAAASPPGESLKYISEVMKEFA
- a CDS encoding ATP-binding protein, whose protein sequence is MRPCANKGTRMTLTAEAPPVPPASCGLITARLYFSLRDLASRAQLIGDIRKQVREVAHMFGNLDRLRIADVEVGLTELLVNVAEHVPDERALVTVEFLDAGGVVVQVWDSSAQPPVIGELGEGDDWLNLDEGGRGLALIRATASSLSWRQVADGKIVEAAYLT
- a CDS encoding class IV adenylate cyclase is translated as MTATEFEAKLLNIQPEKIRTLLVEAGATHLGDRFQRRYVYDIPDRPGTWVRLRDTGIEVTLCVKEIHSDAIDGVTETETTVGDFDATNMLLGKLGYQPRAYQENRRSSWALGGAAIEIDHWPLIPPYLEIEGDSAEHVHSTALALGLPLDELTSENTTKVYRRYGIDIEAIPRLTFD
- a CDS encoding radical SAM protein, yielding MSATQGPAVRIVRDRTIRIKVIDDCGLACTFCHNEGTPVTADHKGRTLLPFPSGPGRTGRVSIFSETNGVDFLSAKMAPDVSFRRAVRTVARAFDADEVHLTGGEPTLHAEVSSLVSVLTGMGLNVGMTSNGERGRQVMPDCSAAGLNRVNVSVFGTTAAELQAVQAERFRSAGLADAKIRAAEQTVRAAVSNGVKASVNIVVPGMPHVDRVVKLVESYGQFADVRMLTSIQDGPESIAAISEVLARVGAEPVLRTFTAGTSDERTLYRALGGRAVYVKQLLPVRLPDSCASCRFNNDTDCQEGYYGIRLYLTEQGEYMAGVCIQRMDLCVPVAELSRSGIVEEVRAFKDAEVRRLSRQYGAVA
- a CDS encoding RNA-guided endonuclease InsQ/TnpB family protein yields the protein MKIVVRVKLEPSPCQADALTATLRACNRAANHISEVAFAKGEIRRNGLQPLVYRHVKNAYELGAQATVRSVKKVCDAYATLKANLRAGNLGPKGSKRRNKAESRPIAFHPEAAQPFDDRMLSWNTDEKTVSIWTTAGRLKGIGFRCSSAALRMLTEHRRGESDLVHRDGQWYLYATCDIPAPPLAEPTDWIGVDLGIVNIATTSDGVVWAGRGLNRHRARMVALRAKLQRKGTKSAKRALKRQRRKESRRATEINHIISKTIVTAAERTSRGIALEDLTGIRERVKAKHDQRYLLHSWAFAQLGTFVEYKAQRAGVPVVRVNPAYTSRQCSACWHTHKKNRVDQATFACRACGMTMHADVNGSRNIRHRAAGAWQRGTVNCPTSTGRSAGQTRTPSRGDFSGTR
- a CDS encoding helix-turn-helix domain-containing protein: MNSTVGSGSGVTVRRLLLGSQLRRLREAQGVSREDAGYEIRASESKIGRMELGRVSFKERDVADLLTLYGVSDPKQRGELLGMVRIANAVPWWHDYTDVVPAWFQSYLGFEEAADRICAYEVQFVPGLLQTEEYARAVIRLGSQSAPEGEIERRVEVRMRRQRLLTGEQAPRLAMVIDEAALRRPCGGPEVMRGQLLHLLELAERPGIELQVMPLGSAGLRAESGTFSLLGFREPDLADVVYLEQFTTALYLDRPREVAEYRDTLGRLREDSLSPESSRELLSRMLQEA
- a CDS encoding aldehyde dehydrogenase family protein: MSHFTELALQYIDGQWRQGSGSWEIVDINPFDGEKLASITVATVGEVDEAYRAAERAQKEWAKQNPYARRLVFERALRLLEEREQEITETIIAELGGTYLKAGFELSLTKDMLRECMQLSLRPEGRILPSPVDGKENRVYRLPVGVVGVISPFNFPLFLSTKAVAPALALGNGVVLKPHQDAPITGGTLLAKLFEDAGLPAGLFNVVVTDIAEIGDALLEHPVPKAIAFTGSDRVGRHVATVAASHFKRSVLELGGNSALIVLDDADVDYAVDAAVFSRFAHQGQVCMAANRVLVDRTVLAEFTEKFVAKVASLTVGDPKDPNTQIGPLINSTQADAINAEVDRVVAAGATVLLRGSSVGTLVSPVVLTDIPAESPLLQRELFGPVVMLIPFDGEDEAIEIANDTPFGLSGAVHSASVERGVRVAQRIDSGMIHVNDGTIADEAIVPFGGEKNSGVGRLNGESTVEAFTTQKWISIQHGRSPFPF